One genomic region from Bacillus aquiflavi encodes:
- a CDS encoding PRD domain-containing protein: MKIKKILNNNAVVLMDNGEEKIAIGSGIAFNKRKNDVINVSKIEKLFVMKEENERFQKLLLQVPEEHFAISEAIISYAEEYLGSKLNEHVYVALTDHLSFAIERVKEGVRLQNKLFQEIKALYKREYDIGVWAIRLIQERLNVIMPIDEAAYIALHIHTAKIQGGDLHETVRQTTIISDMVQTMKEFLNITIEDDDISYQRLITHLRFVITRVHHYELHTMDQEMLEMIKKKFPLAFKCSQEVAKLLKLHYELILPNEELGYISLHIERLRQRMS; the protein is encoded by the coding sequence GTGAAAATTAAAAAAATCTTGAATAATAATGCTGTCGTCCTTATGGACAACGGGGAAGAGAAAATTGCAATCGGTTCTGGAATCGCTTTCAACAAACGAAAAAATGATGTAATAAACGTCTCAAAAATTGAAAAACTTTTTGTTATGAAGGAGGAGAATGAAAGATTTCAAAAACTGCTTCTTCAAGTCCCAGAAGAACATTTTGCTATCTCAGAAGCCATTATTTCATATGCAGAGGAATACCTTGGAAGTAAGCTTAATGAGCACGTCTATGTTGCATTGACAGACCACTTATCGTTTGCCATTGAACGGGTTAAAGAAGGTGTTCGACTGCAAAATAAATTATTTCAAGAAATAAAAGCATTGTATAAAAGAGAATATGACATTGGCGTGTGGGCAATACGTCTTATTCAAGAAAGACTTAATGTCATTATGCCCATTGATGAAGCGGCATATATTGCGCTGCACATTCATACAGCAAAAATACAAGGCGGCGATCTCCATGAGACCGTCCGCCAAACAACGATTATTAGTGATATGGTGCAAACGATGAAGGAGTTTTTAAACATTACGATCGAAGATGATGATATTTCTTATCAACGGCTTATCACTCATCTTCGCTTTGTAATTACGAGAGTTCATCATTATGAACTGCATACGATGGATCAAGAAATGCTTGAAATGATTAAGAAAAAATTTCCGCTTGCGTTTAAATGTTCACAAGAAGTGGCAAAGCTCCTTAAACTTCATTATGAACTGATTCTTCCTAACGAGGAGCTCGGTTATATTTCGCTTCACATCGAAAGATTAAGACAGCGCATGTCATAA
- the nagE gene encoding N-acetylglucosamine-specific PTS transporter subunit IIBC, with protein sequence MLGFLQRIGKSLMLPIAVLPAAALLLRLGQEDLLNIPVMAEAGNALFENLALLFAIGIAIGLSKDGSGAAALSGAVGYLVLTYALAAIDQDINMNVLGGIITGIIVGLLYNRFHNVKLPDWLGFFGGKRFVPIITSFTMLILALIFGVIWPPIQDFIHSIGEWIVNAGAAGVGVYGFLNRLLIPVGLHHVLNTLVWFVFGEFNGVTGDLNRFFAGDPSAGIFMTGFFPIMMFGLPAAALAMIAAAKKEKRKVVSGMLIGLGLTSFLTGVTEPIEFTFLFLSPLLYVIHALLMGSSMALTYVLGIRDGFGFSGSAIDYALNLGIATKPLLLIPIGVAYGVIYFLLFYFLIKKLDLKTPGREDDEEEAVIDQEVATSLEKENKYNRLAVGYLEALGGKENIVNIDNCVTRLRMKEKNMENINEAQLKKLGARGVMKLSSTDLQVIIGTDVEFIANEMRKL encoded by the coding sequence ATGTTAGGCTTTTTACAACGAATCGGAAAGTCACTTATGTTGCCAATCGCAGTTCTTCCTGCAGCTGCTCTATTACTTCGTTTAGGGCAAGAAGATTTGCTGAATATTCCAGTGATGGCAGAGGCGGGAAATGCACTTTTTGAAAATCTTGCCTTGTTGTTTGCGATCGGAATTGCCATTGGTCTTTCAAAAGACGGAAGCGGGGCAGCCGCTCTTTCTGGTGCTGTCGGCTATTTAGTATTAACCTATGCTTTAGCTGCAATTGATCAAGATATTAATATGAACGTATTAGGTGGAATTATTACTGGTATTATTGTTGGTCTTCTTTATAATCGTTTTCATAATGTGAAATTACCTGATTGGCTCGGATTTTTTGGCGGAAAGCGGTTTGTACCGATTATTACTTCATTTACAATGTTAATATTAGCACTTATTTTCGGAGTTATTTGGCCGCCGATTCAAGATTTTATCCATTCAATAGGAGAATGGATTGTTAATGCTGGAGCCGCAGGAGTAGGAGTATATGGGTTCTTAAATCGCTTGCTGATTCCTGTAGGTTTACATCACGTCTTAAATACTTTAGTATGGTTTGTTTTCGGAGAGTTTAATGGTGTGACAGGGGATTTAAATCGGTTTTTTGCCGGCGACCCGAGTGCGGGTATTTTTATGACTGGGTTTTTCCCAATCATGATGTTTGGACTTCCAGCGGCTGCTTTAGCGATGATTGCAGCGGCTAAAAAGGAGAAAAGAAAAGTTGTTTCAGGGATGTTAATCGGTTTAGGACTGACATCTTTCTTAACTGGAGTAACAGAACCGATTGAGTTTACTTTTCTATTTCTATCTCCGCTCCTGTATGTCATTCACGCATTGTTAATGGGTTCTTCTATGGCTTTAACTTATGTATTAGGAATTCGCGACGGATTTGGCTTTTCTGGAAGTGCGATAGACTATGCATTAAACTTAGGGATTGCTACAAAGCCGTTATTGCTGATCCCAATCGGTGTTGCTTATGGCGTTATCTATTTCTTATTATTTTACTTTTTAATTAAAAAGCTCGATTTAAAAACGCCTGGCCGAGAAGATGATGAAGAGGAAGCCGTAATAGATCAAGAGGTTGCAACTTCACTCGAAAAGGAGAATAAGTATAATCGCTTAGCAGTTGGGTACCTTGAAGCACTTGGCGGCAAAGAGAACATAGTGAATATTGATAACTGTGTAACGAGATTGCGAATGAAGGAAAAAAATATGGAAAATATTAATGAAGCACAATTAAAAAAATTAGGTGCTAGAGGAGTCATGAAGCTAAGCAGTACAGATTTACAAGTCATTATCGGTACTGATGTAGAGTTTATTGCGAATGAAATGAGGAAGTTATAA
- a CDS encoding type II toxin-antitoxin system SpoIISB family antitoxin: MIKTKRANVSLPKYRTSPHTDQLLKENERLIDEYKKKKKKLRI, translated from the coding sequence ATGATTAAAACAAAACGTGCGAACGTAAGCTTGCCGAAATATAGAACAAGTCCTCATACAGATCAATTATTAAAAGAAAATGAACGATTAATTGATGAATATAAAAAGAAAAAGAAAAAACTCCGCATATAA
- a CDS encoding type II toxin-antitoxin system SpoIISA family toxin produces MILFFKLFVWACVGGIVIYVFSFWKWEKSMRKKIYAIRKTWYVIYLFGAVIFWTYEPTSIFTHWQNYLIVAVIVVLVDAFVFLSTYIKKLGHHELATDTKELLEENRDMMKSQQNKLKTFHYLLKNEPINIYYGDIEDYITGIQELLNAFGEKIDMIATIHSYATPKEKSFVMREITNRSAAQSVLERQEVFYSDQEKLALIPMILQEHSYVLKLKSADFVTEFDYLLFTSLISMYDLIYAPFEYEEDGDEV; encoded by the coding sequence ATGATTTTATTTTTTAAACTGTTTGTTTGGGCCTGCGTCGGCGGAATTGTTATTTATGTGTTTTCTTTTTGGAAATGGGAAAAAAGTATGCGAAAAAAAATTTATGCGATTCGAAAAACATGGTATGTTATTTATCTTTTTGGAGCTGTAATTTTTTGGACTTATGAGCCGACCTCAATTTTTACTCATTGGCAAAACTATTTAATTGTTGCAGTAATTGTAGTGTTAGTAGATGCGTTTGTATTTTTAAGCACTTATATTAAAAAGTTAGGCCATCACGAATTAGCCACAGATACGAAGGAGCTTCTTGAAGAAAACAGGGACATGATGAAGTCGCAACAGAATAAGCTTAAAACATTTCACTATTTATTGAAAAATGAACCGATTAACATTTATTACGGAGACATCGAAGATTATATAACTGGCATACAAGAACTGTTAAATGCTTTCGGCGAAAAAATCGACATGATTGCAACGATTCATTCATACGCTACGCCTAAAGAAAAGTCATTTGTAATGAGAGAAATCACGAACCGCTCAGCAGCACAATCAGTGCTAGAGAGACAAGAAGTATTTTACAGCGATCAAGAAAAGCTCGCCTTAATCCCGATGATTTTACAAGAACACTCTTATGTTTTAAAACTCAAATCAGCAGATTTTGTCACAGAATTTGATTACCTTCTATTTACCTCGCTAATCTCCATGTATGACTTAATATATGCACCGTTTGAATATGAAGAGGATGGTGATGAAGTGTGA
- a CDS encoding S8 family peptidase, whose amino-acid sequence MKKGKWLGAALLSLGLSLSMFSTEAFGQAVDAKKTYRVWIQGPSAKKAQLQSENDVRWDFKEDGFTTTVNEKQYQALQKNKNIKMELVPEAKVSAKPQAKASASPSDQTPWGIEAIYNDPYIRSTSGGSGIRVAVLDTGVNINHSDLSANAEQCKDFTYNTIRSSCADRNGHGTHVAGTVLANGGWTGTGIYGVAPQSKLWAYKVLSDSGSGYLDDIAAAIRHAADEGVRTNTKVIISMSLGSSSDSTLIRNAVDYAYNKGALVVAAAGNSGPGNNTIDYPGAYSKAIAVAALENRQENGTYRVANFSSRGNQATAGDYIIQDRDVEVSAPGAAIESTWSNGGYNTISGTSMATPHVSGLAAKIWASNPTWSNTRLRTELQNKAKQYDIKGGYGATTGDDHASGFGFPRVR is encoded by the coding sequence GTGAAGAAAGGAAAATGGCTTGGTGCCGCACTATTAAGTTTAGGTTTAAGTCTATCAATGTTTTCTACTGAAGCTTTTGGACAAGCAGTGGATGCAAAGAAAACGTATCGGGTATGGATTCAAGGGCCATCGGCAAAAAAAGCTCAATTACAAAGTGAAAATGACGTTCGTTGGGATTTTAAAGAGGACGGATTTACAACAACTGTAAACGAAAAGCAATATCAAGCTTTACAAAAAAACAAGAATATTAAAATGGAACTCGTTCCGGAAGCTAAAGTGAGTGCAAAGCCGCAAGCTAAAGCAAGTGCTTCGCCATCAGATCAAACACCTTGGGGAATTGAGGCAATTTACAACGATCCATATATTAGAAGTACTTCAGGAGGAAGCGGGATCAGAGTAGCTGTACTAGATACAGGAGTAAATATTAATCACTCTGACTTATCAGCTAATGCGGAACAATGTAAAGACTTTACCTATAATACTATTAGATCATCATGTGCTGATAGAAATGGTCATGGAACCCATGTAGCCGGTACTGTACTTGCTAACGGCGGGTGGACAGGAACAGGAATCTATGGTGTGGCACCACAATCAAAGTTATGGGCTTATAAAGTATTATCAGACAGCGGTTCAGGCTATTTAGATGATATTGCGGCAGCAATCAGACATGCGGCAGACGAAGGTGTCCGCACTAACACAAAAGTCATCATCTCTATGTCTTTAGGAAGTTCAAGCGACAGCACGCTTATTAGAAATGCAGTAGATTATGCGTACAATAAAGGTGCGTTAGTCGTTGCAGCAGCTGGAAATAGCGGACCAGGTAACAATACAATTGACTACCCTGGCGCATACAGTAAAGCAATTGCTGTAGCAGCTCTTGAAAATAGACAAGAAAATGGAACTTATCGCGTCGCAAACTTCTCTTCACGTGGAAATCAAGCAACGGCCGGTGACTATATTATTCAAGATAGAGATGTTGAAGTATCAGCACCTGGGGCGGCAATTGAATCAACTTGGTCTAACGGAGGATATAACACAATTAGCGGAACCTCGATGGCAACACCGCACGTTTCTGGCTTAGCGGCAAAAATTTGGGCTTCTAATCCAACTTGGTCTAATACTCGTCTTCGGACAGAACTTCAAAACAAAGCAAAACAATACGATATTAAAGGCGGTTATGGAGCGACGACTGGAGATGACCATGCGTCAGGATTTGGATTCCCTCGTGTTAGATAA
- a CDS encoding sigma-70 family RNA polymerase sigma factor — protein sequence MLVEKVKSGNQHAFRILVETYRNYVFRTIFAVLRDQKEAEDAAQEVFLKIYHSLPQYENQGFKTWITRIAVNYAIDVRRKRARRREDVVGSINDDIFPTERMSIESELIRKERRKLVRQKLHELPKNYRDVVYGFYIEEKSYQQLSEEQHVQVKTIETKLYRARQWMKKHWKEDDFS from the coding sequence ATTTTAGTCGAAAAAGTAAAAAGCGGCAATCAGCACGCTTTTAGGATTCTCGTAGAAACGTACCGCAATTATGTGTTCCGGACTATTTTTGCGGTATTACGAGATCAAAAAGAGGCAGAAGATGCGGCTCAAGAAGTGTTCTTGAAAATATACCATTCACTCCCCCAATATGAGAATCAAGGTTTTAAAACTTGGATAACGAGAATTGCCGTAAATTATGCAATTGATGTGAGACGAAAACGTGCCAGACGACGGGAAGATGTCGTCGGTTCAATTAATGATGACATATTTCCTACTGAAAGGATGAGCATTGAGTCAGAGCTTATTAGAAAAGAGCGGAGAAAGCTTGTTCGTCAAAAATTACACGAGCTTCCGAAAAACTATCGTGATGTCGTATATGGTTTTTATATAGAAGAAAAAAGTTATCAACAATTGTCGGAGGAACAACATGTTCAAGTGAAAACAATTGAAACGAAGCTGTATCGAGCACGTCAGTGGATGAAAAAGCATTGGAAGGAGGATGATTTTTCATGA
- a CDS encoding diacylglycerol kinase, whose amino-acid sequence MKRARIIYNPTSGREVFKKHLAEVLKKLEQAGYETSCHATTGAGDATKAAIQAVERRFDIVISAGGDGTINEVVNGIAGQEYRPKLGVIPVGTTNDFARALQIPRDIEAATDIIANGDTIPVDIGRMNERYFINIAGGGRLTELTYEVPIKLKTMLGQLAYYLKGIEMLPSIRATEVSIEYDGKLFEGEVMLFLVGLTNSVGGFEKLAPDASLNDGMFTLLILKKTNLAEFIRIASLAIRGEHINDSHVIYTKANRIKVHSKHKVQLNLDGEFGGLLPAEFENLYRHVEVFAPIDKIRPEDRPDY is encoded by the coding sequence ATGAAACGAGCTAGAATAATTTATAACCCAACATCAGGCCGAGAAGTGTTTAAAAAACATCTCGCTGAAGTATTAAAAAAACTTGAACAAGCAGGTTATGAAACATCATGCCATGCGACAACTGGTGCCGGAGATGCGACAAAAGCGGCTATCCAAGCGGTTGAACGCCGTTTTGATATCGTTATTTCTGCTGGAGGGGACGGGACAATTAATGAAGTCGTAAATGGAATTGCAGGACAAGAATATCGTCCAAAGCTTGGTGTCATTCCAGTTGGAACGACAAACGATTTTGCCCGTGCTTTGCAAATACCCCGTGATATTGAAGCAGCAACAGATATTATTGCAAACGGGGATACGATTCCAGTTGATATCGGTCGGATGAATGAACGTTATTTCATTAATATTGCCGGTGGCGGCCGCTTGACTGAATTAACGTATGAAGTGCCGATTAAGTTAAAAACAATGTTGGGTCAATTGGCTTATTATTTGAAAGGGATTGAAATGCTCCCGTCTATTCGAGCAACAGAAGTAAGTATTGAATATGATGGAAAGCTTTTTGAAGGAGAAGTCATGCTATTTCTCGTCGGCTTAACTAATTCTGTCGGCGGATTTGAAAAGCTTGCTCCAGATGCGTCGCTCAATGATGGGATGTTCACACTATTAATTTTGAAAAAGACAAATCTTGCAGAATTTATTCGCATCGCGAGTCTTGCAATACGAGGAGAGCACATTAATGATTCACACGTTATTTATACGAAAGCAAATCGAATCAAAGTACATTCAAAACACAAAGTCCAATTGAATCTTGATGGTGAATTTGGCGGTCTTTTGCCAGCCGAATTTGAAAACCTTTATCGTCATGTAGAAGTATTTGCTCCAATTGATAAAATCCGCCCCGAAGACAGACCTGATTATTGA
- the rlmD gene encoding 23S rRNA (uracil(1939)-C(5))-methyltransferase RlmD → MSRTLPVEKNQYVDAVFEDLTHDGAGVAKIDGYPIFVPSGLPGERAKVKVIKVNKGYAIGRLIEIYEQSPARVEAACPIYKQCGGCQLQHLQYGEQLKWKEKHVRDVIERIGKLKDVKIHPTLGMSDPWRYRNKAQVPIGEREGGLIAGFYQKRSHEIIEMDECFIQQQKNDNTVQTVKQICQRYGISAYDEDKNKGILRHIIVRHGFKTGEVMIVFITRTENLPYKKELINDIITRIYGVKSIIQNINGKRTNVILGKETKVLWGREVIYDYIGNVKFVISARSFYQVNPEQTKVLYEKALQYAQLSGEETVIDAYCGIGTISLFLAEKAKKVYGVEIVPEAIEDANRNAKLNQITNVEFAVGAAETVIPKWYKQGVQADVLVVDPPRKGCDEALLETIVNMKPKRVVYVSCNPATLARDLRILEDGGYKTSEIQPVDMFPQTGHVECVALIELK, encoded by the coding sequence ATGAGCCGAACATTACCAGTTGAAAAAAATCAATATGTCGATGCCGTTTTTGAAGATTTAACACACGATGGCGCGGGAGTTGCCAAAATTGACGGCTACCCAATATTTGTCCCAAGTGGATTGCCGGGAGAAAGAGCAAAAGTGAAAGTGATCAAAGTAAATAAAGGATATGCCATCGGCAGACTAATCGAAATATATGAACAAAGTCCAGCCAGAGTCGAAGCGGCTTGTCCTATTTATAAACAATGCGGCGGCTGTCAGCTTCAGCATTTACAATACGGAGAGCAGTTGAAATGGAAAGAAAAGCATGTCCGAGACGTAATCGAGCGCATCGGTAAGTTAAAAGACGTAAAAATCCATCCAACGCTCGGCATGTCAGATCCGTGGCGTTACCGAAACAAAGCACAAGTTCCAATTGGAGAAAGGGAAGGCGGACTAATCGCTGGCTTTTACCAAAAGCGCAGCCATGAAATCATTGAAATGGACGAGTGCTTCATTCAACAGCAAAAAAATGACAACACTGTGCAAACAGTGAAACAAATTTGTCAACGTTACGGTATTTCAGCTTACGATGAAGACAAGAATAAAGGTATTTTACGTCATATTATTGTACGCCACGGTTTCAAAACTGGAGAAGTGATGATTGTTTTCATCACTCGAACTGAGAACCTTCCCTATAAGAAAGAACTAATCAACGACATCATCACAAGGATCTACGGTGTAAAATCGATCATTCAAAATATAAATGGAAAAAGGACGAACGTAATTTTAGGCAAGGAAACAAAGGTATTATGGGGGCGGGAAGTTATCTACGACTACATCGGAAACGTAAAATTCGTCATCTCCGCCCGTTCTTTTTACCAAGTGAACCCTGAACAAACAAAGGTGCTTTACGAAAAAGCATTGCAATACGCCCAGTTGTCAGGAGAGGAAACCGTCATTGACGCTTACTGCGGAATTGGCACAATTTCCTTATTTTTAGCCGAAAAAGCAAAGAAAGTGTACGGAGTAGAAATCGTCCCCGAAGCAATCGAAGACGCCAACCGAAATGCAAAATTAAATCAAATAACGAACGTCGAATTTGCAGTTGGAGCGGCAGAAACTGTCATCCCGAAATGGTACAAACAAGGAGTCCAAGCAGATGTACTCGTCGTCGATCCACCGCGAAAAGGCTGTGACGAAGCATTACTCGAAACGATTGTTAACATGAAACCGAAGCGCGTCGTCTACGTATCCTGTAACCCAGCCACCTTAGCAAGAGACTTGCGCATTTTAGAAGATGGCGGATATAAAACAAGTGAAATTCAACCGGTTGATATGTTCCCGCAGACGGGGCATGTGGAGTGCGTGGCGTTGATAGAGTTGAAATAG
- a CDS encoding restriction endonuclease subunit S, with amino-acid sequence MIYLEKRALKELVTFVPGINPTRAQRQFGNEIINYYDQASFEADYNHEEIVAEDGVKSLSLNTPSLNECDVVISNSLQLATMVGKDNVGKVLSLNFTKIEFDSEELDKRYFLFLFNAYKEVRRQKERELQGVGPVLRIPLRSLGEITVPVIPLEEQKKIGAIYSETLKLQSKLKQYADLIGQLTSSIIEETLKGE; translated from the coding sequence GTGATTTATTTGGAGAAAAGAGCATTAAAAGAGTTAGTAACTTTCGTTCCAGGTATAAATCCCACGAGGGCGCAAAGACAGTTTGGAAATGAAATAATAAATTATTATGACCAGGCGTCTTTTGAAGCTGATTATAATCATGAAGAAATAGTAGCTGAAGACGGGGTGAAATCTTTATCCCTAAATACCCCATCGCTAAATGAATGTGATGTTGTTATCAGCAACTCCTTACAACTTGCAACAATGGTCGGAAAAGATAATGTTGGTAAAGTGTTGTCTCTCAACTTCACGAAAATAGAGTTTGATAGCGAAGAACTGGATAAGAGATATTTTCTTTTTTTGTTTAATGCTTACAAAGAGGTGAGACGACAAAAAGAAAGGGAGTTACAGGGGGTTGGCCCTGTTTTAAGAATTCCACTTCGTTCACTCGGAGAAATTACCGTCCCTGTTATCCCTCTTGAGGAACAGAAGAAAATAGGTGCTATTTACTCAGAAACATTGAAGCTGCAGAGCAAGTTAAAGCAATACGCAGACTTGATAGGGCAATTAACAAGCTCAATTATAGAAGAAACATTAAAGGGGGAATGA
- a CDS encoding type I restriction endonuclease, which produces MKSQSELAFENEVIDYLTKIGGVKQWEYKKEIKTTEQLWDNFKTILEQNNRARLDEPLSVTEFNQVKKIITSIESPYQAGQFLYGVNGVSEIEVDLDNGKHVFLTVFDQAQVGGGNTVYQVVNQIKRPKVIDGKSDRRFDVTLLINGLPIIQIELKKALHSTTESLNQMEQYIAEKQYSGIF; this is translated from the coding sequence ATGAAAAGTCAATCGGAATTAGCATTTGAAAATGAAGTCATCGATTATTTGACCAAAATCGGCGGAGTCAAACAATGGGAATACAAAAAAGAAATCAAAACAACCGAACAACTCTGGGATAACTTTAAAACGATTCTAGAACAAAACAATCGCGCTCGTTTAGATGAACCATTGTCTGTCACTGAGTTTAATCAGGTGAAGAAAATCATCACTAGTATTGAATCACCTTACCAAGCTGGACAATTTTTGTATGGAGTGAATGGTGTTTCTGAGATTGAAGTGGATCTTGACAATGGTAAGCATGTGTTTTTGACAGTATTCGACCAAGCACAAGTTGGCGGTGGAAACACTGTTTATCAAGTGGTAAATCAAATTAAACGGCCAAAAGTTATTGATGGTAAGTCCGACCGTCGATTTGATGTGACATTGCTTATTAATGGTTTACCGATTATTCAAATCGAATTAAAGAAAGCACTTCACAGTACTACAGAATCCTTGAACCAGATGGAACAGTACATTGCTGAAAAACAATACAGCGGTATCTTTTAA